Proteins encoded by one window of Vidua chalybeata isolate OUT-0048 chromosome 8, bVidCha1 merged haplotype, whole genome shotgun sequence:
- the DUSP5 gene encoding dual specificity protein phosphatase 5, which translates to MKVTSLDCRQLRKLLRKEPSRCLVLDCRPYLSYSASCLRGSLNVNLNSVVMRRARGGAVPLHFVVPDAAARARLLPGAEGAAGAARLAAVVVLDQDTGHWQKLKKDSTAQIVLNALLSSLPEAGARVCFLKGGYETFNSQYPECCVNGKLISPERTEAERNLASHCEKPSANHKPAYDQGGPVEILPFLYLGSAYHASKCEFLANLHITALLNVSRKSSDSFKDQYCYKWIPVEDSHTADISSHFQEAIDFIDYVRRTGGKILVHCEAGISRSPTICMAYLMKTKKLRLEEAFDYIKQRRSLISPNFGFMGQLLQYESEILSSTPSPPVTSCKREAASFFAEELTLGKNFEGSCFAFPTSVLSSVPIHSPVHQLKLSPMTASSSC; encoded by the exons ATGAAAGTCACGTCCCTCGACTGCCGCCAGCTGCGGAAGCTGCTGCGGAAGGAGCCCTCCCGCTGCCTAGTGCTGGACTGCCGGCCCTACCTGTCCTACTCGGCCTCCTGCCTCCGCGGCTCGCTCAACGTCAACCTCAACTCGGTGGTGATGCGGCGGgcccgcggcggggccgtgccGCTCCACTTCGTGGTGCCCGACGCGGCGGCCCGAGCCCGGCTGCTGCCGGGCGccgagggggcggcgggggctgccCGCCTGGCGGCCGTGGTGGTGCTGGACCAGGACACGGGCCACTGGCAGAAGCTGAAGAaggacagcacagcccagaTCGTCCTCAAcgccctgctctccagcctgccGGAGGCCGGGGCCAGGGTCTGCTTCCTGAAAG GGGGATATGAAACCTTTAACTCTCAATATCCTGAGTGCTGCGTGAATGGAAAACTCATTTCCCCAGAGAGgacagaagcagagagaaacCTTGCCAGCCACTGTGAGAAGCCGAGTGCCAACCACAAACCTGCCTATGACCAG GGCGGTCCAGTTGAAATCCTGCCTTTTCTCTACCTTGGTAGTGCCTATCACGCTTCCAAGTGCGAGTTTCTTGCTAACCTGCACATCACAGCCCTGCTAAATGTGTCCAGGAAAAGCTCAGACTCCTTCAAGGACCAGTATTGCTACAAGTGGATCCCAGTGGAGGACAGCCACACAGCAGACATCAGCTCTCACTTCCAGGAAGCCATAGATTTCATTG ATTACGTCAGGCGAACAGGCGGCAAGATCCTGGTGCACTGCGAGGCGGGGATCTCGCGCTCCCCCACCATCTGCATGGCCTATCTCATGAAGACAAAGAAGCTGCGCCTGGAGGAAGCCTTTGATTACATCAAGCAGCGCCGGAGCCTGATCTCACCAAACTTCGGTTTCATGGGCCAGTTGCTGCAATATGAGTCAGAGATCTTGTcttccacccccagcccccctgtCACCTCGTGCAAGAGAGAAGCTGCATCTTTCTTTGCAGAGGAACTGACTTTAGGCAAAAACTTTGAGGGCTCATGCTTCGCCTTTCCTACCTCAGTGTTGAGTTCTGTGCCCATCCACTCTCCTGTCCACCAGCTGAAGCTCAGCCCAATGACGGCATCTTCGTCCTGCTGA